A region from the Halobellus litoreus genome encodes:
- a CDS encoding methyltransferase domain-containing protein has translation MGVLEDKANARLFYKYLSKVYDRINPFIWNEEMRDEALEWLAIDEGDRVLDVGCGTGFATEGLLRYTDDVHGLDQSRHQMEKAFEKFGSRDRVRFYRGDAERLPFADDSFDVVWSSGSIEYWPNPVAALAEFRRVVKPGHRVLVVGPDYPNNSVFQRLADAIMLFYDEREAQRMFEEAGFVDIEHHIQQAYPGSPRAITTIARAPDE, from the coding sequence ATGGGTGTCCTCGAAGACAAGGCCAACGCGCGCCTGTTCTACAAGTACCTCTCGAAGGTGTACGACCGGATCAACCCCTTCATCTGGAACGAGGAGATGCGCGACGAGGCGCTCGAATGGCTCGCCATCGACGAGGGCGACCGCGTTCTCGACGTCGGTTGCGGCACCGGCTTCGCCACCGAGGGCCTGCTCCGCTATACCGACGACGTCCACGGCCTCGACCAGAGCCGCCACCAGATGGAGAAGGCGTTCGAGAAGTTCGGTTCGCGGGACCGGGTTCGGTTCTACCGCGGCGACGCCGAACGCCTCCCTTTCGCCGACGACTCCTTCGACGTCGTCTGGTCGTCGGGATCGATCGAGTACTGGCCGAACCCGGTCGCGGCGCTCGCGGAGTTCCGCCGGGTCGTCAAGCCCGGCCACCGGGTCCTCGTCGTCGGCCCCGACTACCCGAACAACTCGGTCTTCCAGCGCCTCGCGGACGCGATTATGCTCTTCTACGACGAGAGGGAAGCACAGCGGATGTTCGAGGAGGCCGGCTTCGTCGACATCGAACACCACATCCAGCAGGCGTATCCGGGCAGTCCGCGGGCGATCACCACCATCGCGCGAGCGCCCGACGAGTAG
- the ahaH gene encoding ATP synthase archaeal subunit H, producing the protein MPRPEVLERIKTAESEADDIVEEAEEDREERIEEARREAEEIRADAERAADEYEKERLAEAREEIEAEREELLEEGQEARKKLVASAEENADEAVEYAISQFEEAVHAQT; encoded by the coding sequence ATGCCGAGACCAGAGGTTCTCGAACGGATCAAAACGGCGGAATCCGAGGCCGACGACATCGTGGAAGAGGCCGAGGAGGATCGCGAGGAGCGCATCGAGGAGGCGCGACGCGAGGCCGAGGAGATCCGCGCCGACGCAGAACGCGCGGCCGACGAGTACGAGAAAGAGCGGCTCGCCGAGGCCCGCGAGGAGATCGAGGCGGAGCGGGAGGAACTCCTCGAGGAAGGGCAGGAAGCGCGCAAGAAACTGGTCGCGTCGGCCGAGGAGAACGCCGACGAGGCGGTCGAATACGCGATCAGCCAGTTCGAGGAGGCGGTACATGCTCAGACCTGA
- a CDS encoding V-type ATP synthase subunit I, with product MLRPEQMSKVSVTGSKAVMNEVIETAHGLNLLHVTEYDGSWDGFEPGNPVEGAEESSDRLVTVRSLESILDVDAEDAGPTRIVTDDALDEELEEIRTRVNELDDRRQELRQEIRDIEDRIDAIDPFVDLGIDLDLLSGYDTLQVAVGEGDRDAIERAVIDAEDLRSHEIFAGEDVLGVFAYPMADADESALTDALVSADFTAFEVPEAEGTPSEYKRELEHEKQQLESKLSTVENELEAEKMDAAGFLLAAEEKLSIDVQKTEAPLSFATTENAFIAEGWIPTERYTEFKGAVKDTVGERVEVEELERAEFSRDGTDHVREEVPSGGSGGAAAAADGGAETARADGGSAVVMADDEPPTVQDNPDSVKPFEILVQAVNRPSYYEFDPTVVLFLTFPAFFGFMIGDLGYGLIYTAIGYFLYTNFADRPAFRSMGGVTIAAGVFTVIFGILFGEIFGLHLISTYFWEGALGMAHPPIEKGLSPAGIDWARGWLVVSVLVGIFHLNVAWVFGFFEDLQLHDVKHAVYENVSWILMMNGLWIWVFSDALSSVAPSFIYTTFSSEGVVPLGFNGFPAMELFTIPGVGPFTLPLLVFIVGLVLLAYGEPIEAVEFLNVLVNVLSYTRLAAVLLAKAGMAFTVNLLFFGVYVDDHGGWHFGLGGMPDAEAIAALGPGETLSYHGYEVTEIMFGGLVHGDAATILIGLLVLVFGHVLVLALGVTSAGLQAVRLEYVEFFNKFFDGGGREYEPFGYERRFTTED from the coding sequence ATGCTCAGACCTGAGCAGATGAGCAAGGTCTCGGTGACGGGATCGAAGGCCGTGATGAACGAGGTCATCGAGACCGCCCACGGCCTGAACCTCCTGCACGTCACCGAGTACGACGGCTCCTGGGACGGGTTCGAGCCGGGGAATCCGGTCGAGGGAGCCGAGGAGTCCTCCGACCGGCTCGTGACCGTCCGCTCGCTCGAGAGCATCCTCGACGTCGACGCCGAGGACGCCGGTCCGACGCGGATCGTCACCGACGACGCGCTCGACGAGGAGCTCGAAGAGATCCGCACGCGGGTCAACGAACTCGACGACCGCCGACAGGAGCTCCGACAGGAGATCCGCGACATCGAGGACCGCATCGACGCGATCGACCCGTTCGTCGATCTCGGCATCGACCTCGACCTGCTGTCTGGCTACGACACGCTGCAGGTCGCGGTCGGCGAGGGCGACCGCGACGCGATCGAGCGCGCGGTCATCGACGCCGAGGACCTCCGTTCGCACGAGATCTTCGCCGGCGAGGACGTCTTGGGCGTCTTCGCGTATCCGATGGCTGACGCCGACGAGTCGGCGCTCACCGACGCGCTGGTCAGCGCCGACTTCACCGCCTTCGAGGTGCCCGAGGCCGAGGGCACCCCGAGCGAGTACAAGCGGGAGCTCGAACACGAGAAACAGCAGCTGGAGTCCAAGCTCTCGACGGTCGAGAACGAACTCGAGGCCGAGAAGATGGACGCCGCCGGGTTCCTCCTCGCCGCGGAGGAGAAGCTCTCGATCGACGTCCAGAAGACCGAGGCGCCGCTGTCCTTCGCGACGACGGAGAACGCGTTCATCGCCGAGGGCTGGATCCCGACCGAGCGCTACACCGAGTTCAAGGGCGCGGTCAAGGACACGGTCGGCGAGCGCGTCGAGGTCGAGGAGCTCGAGCGAGCGGAGTTCTCGCGGGACGGCACCGACCACGTCCGCGAGGAGGTCCCCTCCGGCGGCAGCGGCGGAGCGGCCGCGGCCGCGGACGGCGGGGCGGAGACGGCCCGCGCCGACGGCGGCAGCGCGGTCGTGATGGCCGACGACGAGCCGCCGACGGTCCAGGATAACCCCGACTCGGTAAAGCCCTTCGAGATCCTGGTGCAGGCGGTCAACCGGCCGAGCTACTACGAGTTCGACCCGACCGTCGTGCTCTTCCTGACGTTCCCGGCGTTCTTCGGGTTCATGATCGGCGACCTCGGGTACGGGCTTATCTACACCGCGATCGGCTACTTCCTCTACACCAACTTCGCGGACCGTCCGGCGTTCCGGAGTATGGGCGGGGTCACCATCGCGGCAGGGGTGTTCACGGTGATCTTCGGTATTCTGTTCGGCGAGATCTTCGGGCTGCACCTGATCTCGACGTACTTCTGGGAGGGCGCGCTCGGGATGGCGCACCCGCCCATAGAGAAGGGCCTCTCGCCCGCCGGCATCGACTGGGCCCGCGGGTGGCTCGTCGTGAGCGTGCTGGTCGGCATCTTCCACCTCAACGTGGCGTGGGTCTTCGGATTCTTCGAGGACCTCCAACTCCACGACGTCAAGCACGCCGTCTACGAGAACGTCTCGTGGATCCTGATGATGAACGGACTCTGGATCTGGGTGTTCAGCGACGCCCTCAGCAGCGTGGCTCCCAGCTTCATCTACACGACGTTCTCCAGCGAGGGCGTCGTCCCACTCGGGTTCAACGGGTTCCCGGCGATGGAACTGTTCACCATCCCCGGCGTCGGCCCGTTCACGCTGCCGCTCTTGGTGTTCATCGTCGGACTCGTGCTCCTCGCCTACGGCGAGCCGATCGAGGCCGTCGAGTTCCTGAACGTGCTCGTGAACGTGCTCTCGTACACCCGGCTCGCCGCGGTGCTGCTCGCGAAGGCGGGGATGGCCTTCACGGTCAACCTGCTGTTCTTCGGGGTCTACGTCGACGACCACGGCGGCTGGCACTTCGGCCTCGGAGGGATGCCGGACGCCGAGGCCATCGCGGCGCTCGGACCGGGCGAGACGCTGAGTTACCACGGCTACGAGGTGACCGAGATAATGTTCGGCGGGCTCGTCCACGGCGACGCCGCGACGATCCTGATCGGCCTCCTCGTGCTCGTGTTCGGGCACGTACTCGTCCTGGCTCTCGGCGTCACGAGCGCCGGTCTACAAGCGGTGCGTCTCGAGTACGTGGAGTTCTTCAACAAGTTCTTCGACGGCGGCGGTCGCGAGTACGAACCGTTCGGCTACGAGCGCCGCTTCACGACCGAAGACTGA
- a CDS encoding V-type ATP synthase subunit E, which yields MSLDNVVEDIRDEARARAEEIREQGERRAEEIVETAETDAEELREAREEDVERQIAQERERALSSAKLESKQERLEARRDVLEDVRSRVEAELVDLPQEKREELTQALLEDATTEFDEDESVSVYGRADDADLLESLCAEYDGFEYAGEYECLGGVVVEGSDSRVRVNNTFDSVLEGVWEDNLKDVSQKLFDQ from the coding sequence ATGAGTTTGGACAACGTCGTCGAAGACATCCGAGACGAAGCCCGCGCGCGTGCGGAGGAGATACGCGAGCAGGGTGAGCGTCGCGCCGAGGAGATCGTCGAGACGGCAGAGACCGACGCCGAGGAACTCCGCGAGGCGCGAGAGGAAGACGTCGAGCGCCAGATCGCCCAAGAGCGCGAACGGGCGCTGTCGTCCGCGAAGCTCGAATCGAAGCAGGAACGGCTCGAAGCCCGCCGCGACGTCCTCGAGGACGTCCGCAGTCGGGTCGAGGCGGAACTCGTCGACCTCCCACAAGAGAAGCGCGAAGAACTGACACAGGCGCTTCTGGAGGACGCGACCACGGAGTTCGACGAGGACGAGTCGGTGTCGGTCTACGGTCGAGCCGACGACGCCGACCTGCTCGAATCCCTCTGTGCGGAGTACGACGGCTTCGAGTACGCCGGCGAGTACGAGTGTCTCGGCGGTGTCGTCGTCGAGGGGAGCGACTCCCGGGTTCGAGTGAACAACACCTTCGACTCCGTTCTTGAGGGCGTCTGGGAGGACAACCTCAAGGACGTGAGCCAGAAACTGTTCGACCAATGA
- a CDS encoding V-type ATP synthase subunit C has protein sequence MSSAGGSNPEYVTARVRARKSVLYGDEEYRKLIRMGPAEIARFMEESDYEEEINALGARHSGVDLIEYALNRNLAKQFDDLLRWADGGLYDLIARYLRKFDAWNVKTVIRGIYSEADREAISDDLIRAGEFDEGLLDQLLDAPSIEEVVDRLSGTIFGPGLEDAYGDYEDTGVLVPLENAIDRTYYEHLLEDLVVDEATQQYREFLEAEIDFRNARNALRLAQSGADIDPAEYYIDGGSLFSASELATLAQNRDELVTAIRESKYGDDLSAALDELESAESLINFERALDVALLEYTGSLGHVFPLSITPIASYILAKEREVDNIRAIARGREAGLTEEQIEQELVIL, from the coding sequence ATGAGTAGCGCCGGCGGTTCCAATCCCGAGTACGTGACAGCCCGCGTCCGGGCGCGCAAGAGCGTCCTCTACGGGGACGAGGAGTACCGAAAACTGATTCGGATGGGGCCGGCCGAGATCGCACGGTTCATGGAGGAGTCCGACTACGAGGAGGAGATCAACGCGCTCGGGGCGCGCCACTCCGGCGTCGATCTCATCGAGTACGCGCTCAACCGAAACCTCGCAAAGCAGTTCGACGACCTCCTCCGCTGGGCCGACGGTGGCCTCTACGACCTGATCGCTCGGTACCTCCGCAAGTTCGACGCCTGGAACGTCAAGACCGTCATCCGCGGCATCTACTCCGAGGCCGATCGCGAGGCGATCTCGGACGACCTCATCCGGGCCGGCGAGTTCGACGAGGGACTGCTCGATCAGTTGCTCGACGCGCCGAGCATCGAGGAGGTCGTCGACCGCCTCTCGGGGACCATCTTCGGTCCCGGCCTCGAGGACGCCTACGGCGACTACGAGGACACCGGCGTGCTCGTTCCCCTGGAGAACGCCATCGACAGGACGTACTACGAGCACCTGCTGGAGGACCTCGTCGTCGACGAGGCCACCCAGCAGTACCGCGAGTTCCTGGAGGCCGAAATCGACTTCCGGAACGCCCGGAACGCGCTGCGGCTCGCACAGAGCGGCGCGGACATCGATCCCGCCGAGTACTACATCGACGGCGGATCGCTGTTCTCGGCGAGCGAACTGGCGACGCTGGCGCAGAACCGCGACGAACTCGTCACGGCGATCCGGGAGTCGAAGTACGGTGACGACCTCTCGGCGGCGCTCGACGAACTCGAGTCCGCGGAGAGCCTCATCAACTTCGAGCGCGCGCTCGACGTGGCGCTCCTGGAGTACACGGGGTCGCTCGGACACGTGTTTCCGCTCTCGATCACCCCGATCGCGTCGTACATCCTCGCGAAGGAGCGCGAGGTCGACAACATCCGGGCGATCGCCCGGGGACGCGAGGCGGGGCTCACGGAGGAGCAGATCGAGCAGGAGCTGGTGATCCTATGA
- a CDS encoding V-type ATP synthase subunit F produces MSQEIAVVGSSDFTTGFRLAGVRKFETVPDEEKDEQLDEAVTEVLEDEDVGIVVMHDDDLDHLSRSVREAVETSIEPTLVTLGGGAGAGGLRDQIKRAIGIDLMEEDN; encoded by the coding sequence ATGAGCCAGGAAATCGCCGTCGTCGGCAGTTCGGACTTCACGACCGGGTTCCGCCTCGCGGGCGTCCGGAAGTTCGAGACCGTGCCCGACGAGGAGAAGGACGAACAACTCGACGAGGCCGTCACCGAGGTGCTCGAAGACGAGGACGTCGGCATCGTGGTGATGCACGACGACGACCTCGATCACCTCTCCCGGTCGGTCCGCGAGGCCGTCGAGACCAGCATCGAGCCGACGCTGGTCACCCTCGGCGGCGGCGCGGGCGCGGGCGGTCTCCGCGACCAAATCAAACGAGCCATCGGAATCGACCTGATGGAGGAGGACAACTAA
- a CDS encoding ATP synthase subunit A has product MSQTAQTVREDGIIASVSGPVVVARDLDARMNDVVYVGDEGLMGEVIEIEGDTTTIQVYEETSGIGPGEPVENTGEPLSVDLGPGLLDTIYDGVQRPLDVLEDKMGSPYLDRGVDAPGIELDTKWEFEPEVEEGDEVGRGDVVGVVEETITIDHKVMVPPDALEEGETAEVVDVKSGSFTVEETVAELDTGVEIQMRQEWPVREARPTVEKKTPRTPLVSGQRILDGLFPIAKGGTAAIPGPFGSGKTVTQHQLAKYADADIIIYVGCGERGNEMTEVIDDFPELEDPATGNPLMARTSLIANTSNMPVAARESCVYTGITIAEFYRDMGYDVALMADSTSRWAEAMREISSRLEEMPGEEGYPAYLAARLSQFYERAGYFENVNGTEGSVSAIGAVSPPGGDFSEPVTQNTLRIVKTFWALDADLAERRHFPSINWNESYSLYKDQLDPWFQEEVADDWPEKRQWAVDVLDEETELQEIVQLVGKDALPEDQQLTLEVARYLREAYLQQNAFHPVDTYCPPEKTYLMLTTIETFNDEAFDALEAGVPIEEIIDIDSAPKINRIGVQEDYEEYVDELKSEIADELRSLY; this is encoded by the coding sequence ATGAGTCAGACAGCACAGACCGTCCGCGAGGACGGTATCATCGCGAGCGTGAGTGGTCCCGTCGTGGTCGCCCGCGATCTCGACGCCCGAATGAACGACGTCGTCTACGTGGGCGACGAGGGTCTGATGGGCGAAGTCATCGAGATCGAAGGCGATACGACGACGATTCAAGTGTACGAAGAGACCTCGGGGATCGGCCCGGGCGAGCCCGTCGAGAACACGGGCGAACCCCTGAGCGTCGACCTCGGTCCGGGGTTGCTGGACACCATCTACGACGGCGTCCAGCGCCCGCTGGACGTTCTCGAGGACAAGATGGGGAGCCCCTACCTCGACCGCGGCGTCGACGCGCCGGGGATCGAACTCGACACCAAGTGGGAGTTCGAGCCGGAAGTCGAGGAGGGCGACGAGGTCGGCCGCGGCGACGTCGTCGGCGTCGTCGAGGAGACGATCACCATCGACCACAAGGTCATGGTCCCGCCGGACGCCCTCGAGGAGGGCGAGACCGCGGAGGTCGTCGACGTCAAGTCCGGCTCGTTCACCGTCGAGGAGACGGTGGCCGAACTCGACACCGGCGTCGAGATCCAGATGCGACAGGAGTGGCCGGTCCGTGAGGCCCGACCCACCGTCGAGAAGAAGACCCCGCGGACGCCGCTCGTCTCCGGGCAGCGGATCCTCGACGGCCTGTTCCCGATCGCGAAGGGCGGGACGGCCGCGATTCCGGGGCCGTTCGGCTCCGGGAAGACGGTTACCCAGCACCAGCTCGCGAAGTACGCCGACGCCGACATCATCATCTACGTCGGCTGCGGCGAGCGCGGCAACGAGATGACCGAGGTCATCGACGACTTCCCGGAGCTGGAGGACCCCGCGACCGGGAACCCGCTGATGGCCCGGACGTCGCTCATCGCGAACACATCGAATATGCCCGTCGCCGCGCGCGAGTCGTGCGTCTACACGGGGATCACCATCGCGGAGTTCTACCGCGACATGGGCTACGACGTCGCGCTGATGGCCGACTCCACCTCGCGGTGGGCCGAGGCGATGCGCGAGATCTCCTCCCGACTGGAGGAGATGCCCGGCGAGGAAGGCTACCCCGCCTACCTCGCCGCGCGGCTCTCGCAGTTCTACGAGCGCGCCGGTTACTTCGAGAACGTCAACGGCACCGAGGGCTCTGTCTCCGCGATCGGTGCAGTGTCGCCGCCCGGCGGCGACTTCTCGGAGCCGGTCACCCAGAACACGCTTCGCATCGTGAAGACGTTCTGGGCGCTCGACGCCGACCTCGCGGAGCGCCGGCACTTCCCCTCGATCAACTGGAACGAGTCGTACTCCCTGTACAAGGATCAGCTCGATCCGTGGTTCCAGGAGGAGGTCGCCGACGACTGGCCCGAAAAGCGCCAGTGGGCCGTCGACGTCCTCGACGAGGAGACAGAGTTACAGGAGATCGTTCAGCTCGTCGGCAAGGACGCGCTGCCCGAGGATCAGCAGCTGACCCTCGAAGTGGCGCGCTACCTGCGCGAGGCGTACCTCCAGCAGAACGCGTTCCACCCGGTCGACACCTACTGTCCGCCGGAGAAGACGTACCTGATGCTGACGACGATCGAGACGTTCAACGACGAGGCCTTCGACGCGCTCGAAGCCGGCGTCCCGATCGAGGAGATCATCGACATCGACTCCGCGCCGAAGATCAACCGGATCGGCGTGCAGGAGGACTACGAGGAGTACGTCGACGAACTCAAATCGGAGATCGCAGACGAACTCCGGAGTCTCTACTAA
- a CDS encoding ATP synthase subunit B, whose product MKEYQTITEISGPLVFAEVDEAIGYDEIVEIETAQGETLRGQVLESSEGVVAIQVFEGTSGIDKNASVRFLGETMKMPVTEDLLGRVLDGSGRPIDGGPDIVPEERQDIVGAAINPYSREYPEEFIETGVSAIDGMNTLVRGQKLPIFSSSGQPHSELAMQIARQASVPEEEEGEGDEGSEFAVIFGAMGITAEEANEFMQDFERTGALERSVVFMNLADDPAVERTVTPRMVLTTAEYLAFEKDYHVLVILTDMTNYCEALREIGAAREEVPGRRGYPGYMYTDLAQLYERAGRIEGREGSVTQIPILTMPGDDDTHPIPDLTGYITEGQIYVDPDLNSQGLQPPVNVLPSLSRLMDDGIGEGLTREDHADVSDQMYAAYAEGEDLRDLVNIVGREALSERDNKYLDFADRFEEEFIDQGFDTNRGLEETLDIGWDLLSMLPTEELNRVDEEFIEKYYREDVSADADETETEATAD is encoded by the coding sequence ATGAAAGAGTACCAAACCATCACCGAGATCAGCGGTCCGCTGGTGTTCGCCGAGGTCGACGAGGCCATCGGCTACGACGAAATCGTCGAGATCGAGACGGCACAGGGCGAGACGCTGCGCGGCCAGGTGCTCGAATCCTCGGAGGGCGTCGTCGCCATCCAGGTGTTCGAGGGCACCAGCGGCATCGACAAGAACGCATCAGTCCGTTTCCTCGGCGAGACGATGAAGATGCCCGTCACCGAGGATCTGCTCGGGCGGGTGCTCGACGGCTCCGGCCGCCCGATCGACGGCGGCCCGGACATCGTCCCCGAGGAGCGACAGGACATCGTCGGCGCGGCGATCAACCCCTACTCCCGGGAGTACCCCGAGGAGTTCATCGAGACCGGGGTATCGGCCATCGACGGGATGAACACGCTCGTCCGCGGCCAGAAGCTCCCGATCTTCTCGAGTTCGGGACAGCCGCACAGCGAACTGGCGATGCAGATCGCCCGGCAGGCGTCCGTTCCGGAAGAGGAAGAGGGCGAGGGCGACGAAGGCTCCGAGTTCGCCGTCATCTTCGGCGCGATGGGAATCACCGCCGAGGAGGCGAACGAGTTTATGCAGGACTTCGAGCGCACCGGCGCGCTTGAACGCTCCGTCGTCTTCATGAACCTCGCGGACGACCCCGCCGTCGAGCGGACGGTCACGCCGCGGATGGTGCTGACGACCGCCGAGTACCTCGCCTTCGAGAAGGACTACCACGTCCTCGTCATCCTGACGGACATGACCAACTACTGCGAGGCGCTCCGCGAGATCGGTGCCGCCCGCGAGGAGGTCCCGGGACGACGTGGGTACCCCGGATACATGTACACCGACCTGGCGCAGCTCTACGAGCGCGCCGGCCGGATCGAGGGCCGCGAGGGGTCGGTCACGCAGATTCCGATCCTCACGATGCCCGGCGACGACGACACGCATCCGATTCCGGACCTGACCGGGTACATCACGGAGGGGCAGATCTACGTCGACCCCGACCTCAACAGTCAGGGGCTGCAGCCCCCGGTGAACGTCCTTCCCAGCCTCTCACGGCTGATGGACGACGGTATCGGTGAGGGCCTCACCCGCGAGGACCACGCCGACGTCTCCGACCAGATGTACGCGGCGTACGCGGAGGGCGAAGACCTGCGTGACCTCGTGAACATCGTCGGTCGCGAGGCGCTGTCGGAGCGCGACAACAAGTATCTCGACTTCGCCGACCGGTTCGAGGAGGAGTTCATCGACCAGGGCTTCGACACGAACCGAGGGTTGGAGGAGACCCTCGACATCGGCTGGGACCTCCTCTCGATGCTGCCGACGGAGGAGCTCAACCGCGTCGACGAAGAGTTCATCGAGAAGTACTACCGCGAGGACGTCTCCGCCGACGCCGACGAGACCGAGACGGAAGCGACGGCCGACTGA
- a CDS encoding PAS domain-containing protein, which produces MARGEDPAVRAGPVTTREKRDGAETAGSASADGVDESLKTRTMDEAPVGITIADATKPDMPLIYANAAFERITGYPAAYAVGRNCRFLQGEATREKPVRKMRTAIEEGTATTVEVRNYRRSGEVFWNEVTLAPLQDESGGVAYYVGFQQDVTRRKRAERAASERASRIERERIAQERLLDRLDGVVADVTEAVTSASSRPALERGVVRSIADTFVGAWIGRYDPAAETVVPQVAEGVPTRPGEDRQPLVGAAIERDPADEGKPDEPGDGQTVERGVGMRAVETAVTEALEDRYVHIEPIESDASTASTAVAGVPLHRGEATYGAIAVYVRNAEFHSHERAVLTALGRTVAVGINAIESQRTLQGEEIVEFRFTLGAHPLVELAAALGGRLQFVGSVGDRQEPSFLFEVRDAADLDADVIGETADTTDVTVHGVFADETAAPVIELSIGDGSLRDLLRDHSGELREWQIDAEAAHVTVEVRREALAQSLADAAMNRFENAELAGYRRCERRNETRREFVAELESKLTERQLAALNRAHTAGYFEWPHETDGEEIAESMGVCRSTFHQHLRAAQRKLAAAVLDR; this is translated from the coding sequence ATGGCACGGGGGGAAGACCCGGCTGTCCGAGCGGGGCCGGTGACGACGCGGGAGAAGCGAGACGGCGCCGAAACCGCGGGTTCGGCGAGCGCCGACGGCGTCGACGAGTCGCTGAAGACGCGCACAATGGACGAAGCGCCGGTGGGAATCACCATCGCGGACGCCACGAAGCCGGACATGCCGCTGATCTACGCGAACGCCGCCTTCGAGCGAATCACCGGGTATCCGGCGGCGTACGCGGTCGGCCGGAACTGTCGATTCCTCCAGGGCGAAGCCACCCGCGAGAAACCCGTCAGGAAGATGCGCACCGCTATCGAGGAGGGAACGGCCACGACCGTCGAGGTCCGGAACTACCGTCGGAGCGGCGAGGTGTTCTGGAACGAGGTGACGCTCGCGCCGTTGCAGGACGAATCCGGCGGCGTCGCCTACTACGTCGGCTTCCAGCAGGACGTCACGCGTCGCAAGCGGGCCGAGCGGGCGGCCTCGGAGCGGGCGTCGCGGATCGAGCGGGAACGGATCGCCCAAGAGCGGTTGCTCGACCGACTCGACGGCGTCGTCGCCGACGTCACCGAGGCCGTAACGAGCGCCTCGTCGCGGCCGGCGCTCGAACGCGGGGTGGTTCGGAGCATAGCGGACACGTTCGTCGGCGCGTGGATCGGTCGGTACGACCCCGCCGCCGAGACGGTCGTCCCGCAGGTCGCCGAAGGGGTGCCGACGCGGCCGGGCGAGGACCGTCAGCCCCTCGTTGGAGCGGCTATCGAGCGCGACCCCGCTGACGAAGGGAAGCCAGACGAACCGGGCGACGGCCAGACCGTCGAGCGGGGAGTCGGTATGCGAGCCGTCGAGACGGCGGTCACCGAAGCGCTCGAGGATCGATACGTCCACATCGAACCGATCGAGTCCGACGCGTCGACGGCGTCGACGGCGGTCGCTGGGGTGCCGTTACACCGTGGCGAAGCCACGTACGGAGCGATTGCCGTGTACGTTCGGAACGCGGAGTTCCACAGCCACGAGCGCGCCGTGCTCACGGCTCTCGGACGGACGGTCGCGGTCGGTATCAACGCCATCGAGAGCCAGCGGACCTTACAGGGCGAGGAGATCGTCGAATTCCGGTTCACGCTCGGGGCGCATCCGTTGGTGGAACTGGCCGCGGCACTGGGAGGTCGGCTCCAGTTCGTCGGGAGCGTCGGCGACCGCCAAGAACCGTCGTTCCTGTTCGAGGTCCGTGACGCCGCCGATCTCGATGCGGACGTGATCGGCGAAACCGCGGACACGACGGACGTGACTGTCCACGGTGTCTTCGCTGACGAAACGGCCGCGCCGGTCATCGAGCTCTCTATCGGCGACGGGTCGCTACGCGATCTGCTGCGGGACCACAGCGGGGAGCTACGCGAGTGGCAGATCGACGCGGAGGCCGCGCACGTGACCGTCGAAGTCAGACGCGAGGCGCTCGCACAGTCGCTGGCCGACGCAGCGATGAATCGATTCGAAAACGCCGAACTCGCCGGCTACAGGCGGTGTGAGCGACGTAACGAGACCCGCCGGGAGTTCGTCGCCGAACTGGAGTCGAAACTGACAGAACGGCAGCTAGCGGCGCTGAACCGTGCGCACACGGCGGGGTACTTCGAATGGCCCCACGAGACGGACGGCGAGGAAATCGCCGAGTCGATGGGCGTCTGCCGGTCGACGTTCCACCAACACCTCCGTGCGGCCCAGCGGAAACTCGCGGCGGCGGTGCTCGATCGCTAG